One region of Longimicrobiaceae bacterium genomic DNA includes:
- a CDS encoding L,D-transpeptidase — MIHTSLLSSRHVAAAALLGCAAAALPSQSIAQAPPYSTRSASTGSGPRVASQALARGRYVVVVDLDANRLYFAHGRRVLWSAPVGTGTGLRLESDRSAWDFDTPNGVFHVQFKEKDPTWRAPDWWFVENGLPVPPSNDPRRLFPGDLGSAAVYIGNGLAIHGTDKPELLGQRVSHGCIRLSNQDAWRLFHDVQLGTEVVIVGGQGQTADPAEVARRKRNQTGRSAPPPRDPLIVALERQPTDELLGRMSDEMFVSVTTTGTAVRWPAITGVLVERGIVDRDDDALDGVMARVSGLGTGVLRDEYSAFLADAYARGTL; from the coding sequence ATGATCCACACATCCCTGCTCTCATCGCGCCACGTCGCCGCCGCAGCACTGCTCGGCTGCGCGGCCGCGGCGCTTCCGTCGCAGTCCATCGCCCAGGCGCCGCCGTACTCCACGCGCTCGGCATCCACCGGCTCTGGGCCGCGGGTGGCGTCGCAGGCGCTGGCGCGCGGGCGCTACGTCGTGGTCGTGGACCTGGACGCGAACCGGCTGTACTTCGCGCACGGGCGGCGCGTGCTCTGGTCGGCGCCGGTGGGCACGGGCACCGGTCTGCGGCTGGAGAGCGACCGCTCGGCGTGGGACTTCGACACGCCCAACGGCGTGTTCCACGTGCAGTTCAAGGAGAAGGACCCCACATGGCGCGCACCGGACTGGTGGTTCGTGGAGAACGGCCTGCCTGTGCCGCCGTCCAACGACCCGCGCCGCCTCTTCCCCGGCGACCTGGGTTCGGCCGCCGTCTACATCGGCAACGGGCTCGCCATCCACGGCACCGACAAGCCCGAGCTGCTGGGCCAGCGGGTGTCGCACGGCTGCATCCGCCTGTCCAACCAGGACGCGTGGCGGCTCTTCCACGACGTGCAGCTGGGCACCGAGGTGGTGATCGTGGGCGGCCAGGGCCAGACCGCCGACCCGGCCGAGGTCGCCCGCCGCAAGCGCAACCAGACCGGCCGCTCCGCCCCGCCGCCGCGCGACCCGCTCATCGTCGCGCTCGAGAGGCAGCCGACGGACGAGCTGCTGGGCCGCATGAGCGACGAGATGTTCGTCTCCGTCACCACCACGGGCACGGCGGTGCGCTGGCCCGCCATCACCGGCGTGCTGGTGGAGCGCGGCATCGTGGACCGCGACGACGACGCGCTGGACGGGGTGATGGCGCGCGTCTCCGGCCTGGGCACCGGCGTGCTGCGCGACGAGTACTCGGCCTTCCTTGCCGACGCGTACGCCCGCGGCACGCT